The following DNA comes from bacterium.
GAGACGCCCGCGAAAAGCTGCACACGGAATCCGTCCGCCGTCGCCCCGACCGTACCCGTATTTTCGGGTACGGTGAAGGTCACCAGCTCGCCCTCGTCCACGGTATCGGCGTCGGTGACTATCTCGCCCTCGATGACCGTGTCCGATATCACCTCGTCTTCCCCGTCATCCTCGGGTTGACAGCCGAGGAAGAAAACCAGAGCTAGAGGCAACACTAGCCACAGTTTACGGAGCATTAAAACCTCCATGCGCGTGGCAGGGGACGATATGTGAACGGTTCTTTCTGTTTCCGCGGAACACTTTGGTACAGTATAGCTCAGGATCGGCATTCCGACAAGCGCACACTCCCCACGTATTTTTTAACAAGGGGTTTTGCCGGGGGCGTAGCTCGCTTCGCTCGGTTTCCCGGGGGGCCCATGTAAAACCCCTTGTCTCATCCGTAAGGGAAGGGGCGGAACAAGGGGTTTTGCCAGAGGCATAGCTCGCTTCGCTCGGTTAAACCCCCTGTCTTACCCCTTGTCTCAACTCAATTGTGCCGGGGGCGCCGGGAGAGAAGGATGCGGTCCCGGATTTCTTCCATCGTATCGGCCGTGTTGACTAACGTTTCCAGCGTAACTTCGCGGACGATATGGGCGATGGCCATCAGAGCCCTAAGGTGGAAGTTCCGTTCGTCGCGGCTGCCGGCCATGACGAAGACGAAGTGCACCGGTCCGGTGTCGGCCCCGAAGTCTATCCCCTCCCGGCATCGGAGAATCATCACGGCGAAGCAGCCCTTTCCCGGGCAGATGATGTGGGGGATGGCCAGCCCCGGGGAAATGGCCGTGGTGGACTCGGCTTCCCGCTCGTGTAAAAGACGCGCCAGCTCGTCGGGGGGGAGGCCCAACCGCTCGCAAAGGTGATCGGCCACTATCCGGAAGAGTTCGTCCACGGTCACGCTCCGCGGAAGGTCCACCAAGGGGGCGCGTTGAATCAAGAGATCGAAGCGGTCGAAACGAATGTCGTCGCGTTCCTTGACTATCTGGAGCAGCTCTTTTTCCAATTGCTCCCGGCTCGTGTTTTCCCGGAGGCTGGGCGACAGAAGCCGCTCGGTGAGCGTCACCAGCGCCGAGGTGCTGCGGATGTGTATCCGGGCGTAGAAGAAATACCATCCCAAACCCAGAACCAAGAGGCCCGCGAAGAGGAGCAGGGTCACGGTGCCCATCTCGGCGATCAAGAAAATGTAGACGATAATGGCCAGGATTTGCAGCACGGGGAAGAGGGGGGATTTGAACTTCGGCCGGTAGTTCTTCACCCTGGCCAGGCGCATGAAGACCAGGCTCAGGTTCACCATGCAGAACGTGAACAGGAGGCTGGTGCTGGCGACCTTGATGAGCGCCTCCAGATCGAGAAAGACGATCATGGCCGTCATGAATAGGCCGGTGACGACGAGGGCCGTGGTGGGGGTGTTCCGCTTGGGCGATATTTTGGCGAAAATGCGGGGTAACAGATGGTCGCGGCTCATCGGCCAGCATCGCCGCCACGGCCAGGGTTATCTCCCCAAACCCCCCGGCGAAGACCAGGGCGCCGTCGGAGAGCGGGGTCAGCGAATGGGCCAGACCGGCGGGCTCCACCAGGCCGCAGGTCACCGCCACGGCGAAGACCGTGACCAACTGAACTGCGATGAAGGAGAAAAACAGCGCCCGGGGGATGTTCCGCCCCGGGTCGTCTATCTCCTCCCCCATACTGGCCAGCTTGGTCAGGCCGCTGAAGCTGATGAAGACGAGCCCCGTCGTCGAGAAGAACTCCCGAAATCCCGTGGTGAAGGAGGGTTCGTACCGGGCGATCTGGATGCCGGTGGAGCCGCCGACGATGTAAAAGCCCAGGATGGCCAAGAGTCCCAGGGTGAGGACGACCTGGACCTTGCCGGCTATTTTGACCGAGAGGAGGTTCAGGGCGGTGAAAAGGACCGCACCGACCACGGCGACCAGCTTGAACCCGAGCTCGGAAAGGCCGGGGAAGGCCAGCTTGGCGAAGGCCCCGATGCCGATGAGGGCGAAGGCGCTTATGAGGGAGATGGAGAACCAGTCGGCCAGGCCGCCCATGGTCCCGGCCACCCCCCCCAAGCCGCGAGTGACAAATATATGCTCACCGCCAGCCTTGGGCATGGCCGTGGACAGCTCCGCCACGGAGAACATGGTGGGGACCATCAACAGGCCGGCCACGAGGTAGGCCAGGATCGAGGCGGGGCCTATCTTGGCGTAGGCGATGCCCGGCAGGACGAAAAGGCCCGAGGAGATCATCGCCCCGGCGGCGATGGCGAAGGCGTCCATGAGCGTCAGGCGGCGTTCCAGGGGCATGGGCCTCCTCAGATGAGGGCCAGGAGGAATGCGGCTGCGGCGCCGACCACCGTATTCAGGAAATTTTCGACCTCATTCGACAGCTTTCCCGAGGGGACCAGCGCCCCCAGGTAGCTCTCGAAGCTCCCGCCGATGAGCCCGGCCGCGGGGGGAATCCAGACCCAGGACCACGGAATCATCCCGATTGCCGCGGCCAAAAGGCCCACCAGCGCCGCCAGACCGAGGCCGCCCAAAGTCCCCTGCCAAGAGACCGCGCCGGCGGTGCCCGGCTCCACCCGGCGGAAGGTGGTTATCAAAACCGGCTTCTTCCCGTAGAGCTGGCCGAGCTCGCTGGAGCCGGTGTCCAGGGTGGCCGTGGCCAGGGCGCCGACGAAGGCCGCGGTCAGGAGGGCGACGCCGCCGGGCCAAACCTCGGATACGAGCAAAGCGGCGACGGCCAGGAGCGTCGCCAGGGCGCAGTTGGCCGCCACGTGCTTGCTCCCGCGCCTGCCTTTTCCCTCCTGGGCCAGCCCGAGGGCTTCCTTCTTTTTATACCCCAGCCGGGTGACCAGGGTTCCCAGGGCGAAGAAGAAGGCCAGCACCACCCACCCGCGCCAGCCCAGGCCGAGGAAGACCAGCCAGCCTATCCCCAGGCCGCCGAGGAATCCCGACAGGCTCACCCACCCCAGGATGAGCGCCAGGAGGGCGAAGGGCAGGTGGATGTAGAGCGACTGGAGGAAATTCTGCCAGAGCGTTTCGAGCATCGTCCATCCGGTCCAGGTTTATCAGGTAGCCGGGAAATCGCGATATATTATTAAAAGGCTAATCTTTGGCTATAGGACGAATATGGATCATCAGCCCTACAAGTGTCAGTTACTGAAAAATATATAGCACAAAATATAAGTCTGAGGTATTTCCAGCGATCCACGCTTTGATTGAAGTTTGCGCGACGTTAGTCTTACCCCGGCAACTCTATCATTTCTTCAGCCCCAGGTGCAGTCCCCGGCCGTCGAGGCCTTGGGCGTCGTAGAACGGCTCCAGCCCCGCGGCCCTGAGCGCGCCGACGATTTCCTCCCGCTCGAAGAGCCCCATCTCGTGCCTCTCCAGGCCGTACTCCGTCCCGCCGGGGGTGGCGACCAGGTAGTGCAGATCGAAGTACGACAGCCGCCCCTCGACGAAACTGGTGCTCACCCGCGCGATTTTCAGCTCCGGTTCGTCCACGGTCAACAGGTGAACCTTCCCGACGTTCCACCGCTCCGGCGTGAACCAGGGCTCGAGGGCCAGCACCCCGCCCGGAACCAAGTGTCGCGCCATGCAGCCCACCGCCCGGTGGAGCTTCTCCCCGGTCACCACGTAGCCGATGGAGCTGAAGAGGCAGGTCACCACGTCGAAGCGGCGGCCGAGCTCGAAGTCGGTCATGTCCGCCTCGTGGAAGGCCACACCGGGCAGCTTCTTCCGTGCGGTCTCCAGCATGACGGCCGAGAGGTCCAGCCCCTCGACCTCGTAGTGTTCGCGCAGATGGACCAGGTGGGCCCCCGTGCCGCAGGCCACGTCCAGGAGACGCCCGCCGGGTTGGGGCCTAAGCTTGCGGATGAAGCTCAACAGACGCTCCGCCTCGGCCGGAAAATCCTTGAAGGCGTAGATTTTATCGTAGTACCTGGCGGTCACGTCGTACACCATCAGCCCTCCGCCGTTTCGATTCAGCGGGCTCCCCGGCCCCGTCTTACGGCCCCGCTCAACCCTCGCCGCGCACGTTCATCCGGCGCTTCAGGTGGCTCACCAGGCAGGTGACGTCGGTCGGGTTCACCCCGGGCAGTGAGCCCGCCTCGGCCACCGAGCGGGGGCGGTTTATTTCCAAACGCTCCGCCGCTTCCCGCCGGAGCCCCAGCACGCGCCGGTAGTCGAGCCCCTCGGGGATGACGAGGAGCCCGAGGGCGGCCCGCCGCTCCGACACATCCCGCTCTTTCTCCAGGTACCCGGCGTAGCGGATGTCCACCAGCGCCACCTCCAGCGCCTCCGCCGCCAGGTCGCCCGTTTCCAGGTCAACCAGGAGGTCCTGCGGCAGCGAGTCGTCGCCTAGCGCCAGCTCCCGGATGACGGTGGGACAGCCTTCCCCGCCGCGGCGGATGAGTTCGGCCGCGGTCGTCCCCTCCAGACCGGCGAGTCCGAACCGCTCCGCGTCGGTCCTCTTCAACCGGCGGCTATCGGCCCAACGGACCAGTTCGTCCCGCCAGCGGTACTTGATCTCGGTCCGCCGCGCCGCCGATTTGTCCACCAGGCCCAGCTCCGCCCCCACGGCGGTCAGGCGCTCGTCGGCGTTGTCGGAGCGCAGGAGCAGACGGTGCTCCGCCCGGGCGGTGA
Coding sequences within:
- a CDS encoding methyltransferase domain-containing protein is translated as MVYDVTARYYDKIYAFKDFPAEAERLLSFIRKLRPQPGGRLLDVACGTGAHLVHLREHYEVEGLDLSAVMLETARKKLPGVAFHEADMTDFELGRRFDVVTCLFSSIGYVVTGEKLHRAVGCMARHLVPGGVLALEPWFTPERWNVGKVHLLTVDEPELKIARVSTSFVEGRLSYFDLHYLVATPGGTEYGLERHEMGLFEREEIVGALRAAGLEPFYDAQGLDGRGLHLGLKK
- a CDS encoding PTS sugar transporter subunit IIA is translated as MSRDHLLPRIFAKISPKRNTPTTALVVTGLFMTAMIVFLDLEALIKVASTSLLFTFCMVNLSLVFMRLARVKNYRPKFKSPLFPVLQILAIIVYIFLIAEMGTVTLLLFAGLLVLGLGWYFFYARIHIRSTSALVTLTERLLSPSLRENTSREQLEKELLQIVKERDDIRFDRFDLLIQRAPLVDLPRSVTVDELFRIVADHLCERLGLPPDELARLLHEREAESTTAISPGLAIPHIICPGKGCFAVMILRCREGIDFGADTGPVHFVFVMAGSRDERNFHLRALMAIAHIVREVTLETLVNTADTMEEIRDRILLSRRPRHN
- a CDS encoding DUF92 domain-containing protein encodes the protein MLETLWQNFLQSLYIHLPFALLALILGWVSLSGFLGGLGIGWLVFLGLGWRGWVVLAFFFALGTLVTRLGYKKKEALGLAQEGKGRRGSKHVAANCALATLLAVAALLVSEVWPGGVALLTAAFVGALATATLDTGSSELGQLYGKKPVLITTFRRVEPGTAGAVSWQGTLGGLGLAALVGLLAAAIGMIPWSWVWIPPAAGLIGGSFESYLGALVPSGKLSNEVENFLNTVVGAAAAFLLALI
- a CDS encoding SPOR domain-containing protein translates to MLRKLWLVLPLALVFFLGCQPEDDGEDEVISDTVIEGEIVTDADTVDEGELVTFTVPENTGTVGATADGFRVQLFAGVSEDNARKVAREAESTLGVTVYVSYLDGYWKVRAGDCRTRAEAETLRNRARNSGYADCWIAADTVVQ